In one Pseudomonas sp. Bout1 genomic region, the following are encoded:
- the purF gene encoding amidophosphoribosyltransferase encodes MCGIVGIVGKSNVNQALYDALTVLQHRGQDAAGIVTSHDGRLFLRKDNGLVRDVFHQRHMQRLVGHMGIGHVRYPTAGSSTSAEAQPFYVNSPYGITLAHNGNLTNVEQLAKEIYESDLRHVNTNSDSEVLLNVFAHELAQRGKLQPTEEDVFAAVTDVHNRCVGGYAVVAMVTGYGIVGFRDPHGIRPIVFGQRHTDEGVEYMIASESVSLDVLGFTLIRDLAPGEAVYITEDGKLHTRQCALNPKLTPCIFEHVYLARPDSIIDGVSVYKARLRMGEKLADKILRERPDHDIDVVIPIPDTSRTAALELANHLGVKFREGFVKNRYIGRTFIMPGQAARKKSVRQKLNAIELEFRGKNVMLVDDSIVRGTTCKQIIQMAREAGAKNVYFCSAAPAVRYPNVYGIDMPSAHELIAHNRSTQDVADLIGADWLIYQDLPDLIEAVGGGKIKIEEFDCAVFDGKYVTGDVDEAYLNKIEQARNDSSKIKTQAVSAIIDLYNN; translated from the coding sequence ATGTGTGGCATCGTCGGTATCGTCGGTAAGTCGAACGTGAATCAGGCGCTGTATGACGCGCTAACCGTCCTCCAGCACCGCGGCCAGGATGCTGCCGGTATTGTGACCAGCCACGACGGCCGGTTATTCCTGCGCAAGGACAATGGCCTGGTGCGTGACGTGTTCCATCAGCGCCACATGCAGCGCCTGGTCGGGCACATGGGCATTGGCCACGTGCGCTACCCCACTGCGGGCAGCTCGACCTCGGCCGAAGCCCAGCCGTTTTACGTCAACTCGCCGTATGGCATCACCCTGGCGCACAACGGCAACTTGACCAACGTTGAACAACTGGCCAAGGAGATTTACGAATCTGACCTGCGCCACGTCAACACCAATTCGGACTCCGAAGTCCTGCTGAACGTGTTCGCTCACGAGCTGGCCCAGCGCGGCAAGCTGCAGCCGACCGAAGAAGACGTGTTCGCCGCCGTGACTGACGTGCACAACCGTTGCGTGGGTGGTTACGCCGTCGTGGCGATGGTGACCGGCTACGGCATCGTCGGTTTCCGCGACCCCCACGGTATCCGTCCGATCGTGTTCGGCCAGCGTCATACCGACGAAGGCGTCGAGTACATGATCGCTTCCGAAAGCGTGTCCCTGGACGTGCTGGGCTTCACCCTGATCCGCGACCTGGCGCCGGGCGAAGCTGTCTACATCACGGAAGACGGCAAGCTGCACACCCGTCAGTGCGCGTTGAACCCGAAACTCACCCCGTGCATCTTCGAACACGTCTACCTGGCGCGTCCGGATTCGATCATCGACGGTGTCTCGGTGTACAAGGCGCGTCTGCGCATGGGCGAGAAGCTGGCGGACAAGATCCTGCGCGAGCGCCCGGACCACGACATCGACGTGGTCATCCCGATCCCGGACACCAGCCGCACCGCAGCGCTGGAGCTGGCGAACCACCTGGGCGTGAAGTTCCGCGAAGGCTTCGTCAAGAACCGTTACATCGGCCGTACCTTCATCATGCCCGGCCAGGCCGCACGCAAGAAGTCGGTACGCCAGAAGCTCAACGCGATCGAGCTGGAATTTCGCGGCAAGAACGTGATGCTGGTGGACGATTCCATCGTGCGTGGTACTACCTGCAAGCAGATCATCCAGATGGCCCGCGAAGCCGGGGCAAAGAACGTTTACTTCTGTTCCGCCGCGCCAGCCGTGCGTTACCCGAACGTGTACGGCATCGACATGCCAAGCGCCCACGAACTGATCGCCCACAACCGTTCGACCCAGGACGTTGCGGACCTGATCGGCGCCGATTGGCTGATCTACCAGGACCTGCCGGACCTGATCGAAGCCGTCGGTGGTGGCAAGATCAAGATCGAGGAGTTCGATTGCGCGGTATTTGACGGCAAGTACGTCACCGGCGATGTCGACGAGGCCTACCTGAACAAGATCGAGCAGGCCCGTAACGATTCCTCGAAGATCAAGACCCAGGCGGTCAGCGCGATCATCGACCTGTACAACAACTGA
- the truA gene encoding tRNA pseudouridine(38-40) synthase TruA yields the protein MAAAGFFRIALGVEYKGSRYRGWQRQASGVPTVQETLEKALSKVADSPVSLMCAGRTDAGVHACGQVVHFDTQAERSMKAWVMGANINLPHDVSVSWAKVMPADFHARFKAIARRYRYVIYNDQIRPAHLNEEITWNHRPLDAERMAEAARHLVGIHDFSAFRAGQCQAKSPIKQVHHLRVTRHGKMIVLDIRAGAFLHHMVRNIAGVLMTIGTGERPVEWAKEVLESRIRRTGGVTAHPFGLYLVDVEYRDEFELPQRFIGPHFLTGFSELGG from the coding sequence ATGGCGGCCGCAGGCTTTTTCAGAATCGCCCTGGGCGTGGAATATAAAGGCTCACGCTATCGCGGCTGGCAACGCCAGGCCTCGGGTGTGCCGACGGTGCAGGAAACCCTTGAGAAGGCCTTGTCGAAAGTCGCCGACTCGCCGGTGTCGCTGATGTGCGCGGGGCGCACCGACGCCGGTGTGCATGCCTGCGGGCAAGTGGTGCACTTCGATACCCAGGCCGAGCGCTCGATGAAGGCGTGGGTCATGGGCGCCAATATCAATTTGCCCCACGACGTCAGCGTCAGTTGGGCCAAGGTGATGCCGGCGGACTTTCATGCGCGCTTCAAGGCAATCGCCCGGCGTTATCGCTATGTGATCTACAACGATCAGATCCGCCCGGCCCATCTCAACGAAGAAATCACCTGGAACCACCGCCCGCTGGACGCCGAGCGCATGGCCGAGGCCGCCCGGCATTTGGTGGGTATCCATGATTTCAGCGCGTTTCGTGCCGGCCAGTGCCAGGCCAAGTCGCCGATCAAGCAAGTCCATCACCTGCGGGTGACGCGCCACGGCAAGATGATCGTGCTGGATATCCGCGCCGGCGCCTTCCTGCACCACATGGTGCGCAATATTGCCGGGGTGCTGATGACCATCGGTACCGGCGAGCGCCCGGTCGAATGGGCCAAAGAAGTGCTGGAAAGCCGGATTCGCCGTACAGGCGGCGTCACTGCGCACCCGTTCGGCCTTTACCTGGTGGATGTAGAGTACCGCGATGAGTTCGAACTGCCGCAGCGGTTCATCGGGCCACACTTCCTCACAGGTTTCAGCGAACTTGGCGGCTGA
- a CDS encoding CvpA family protein, giving the protein MPFTWVDWAIVAIVAISALISLSRGFVKEALSLLTWIIAGVVAWMFGGSLSVYLAGYIETPSARVIAGCAIMFIATLLVGAMVNYLIGELIRVTGLSGTDRFLGMAFGAARGGLLVVVAVGLLSLGPVQQDSWWQESVLVPKFLLVADWSKNLILGWSSQWLASGISIPADLPFKEHLLPAKTPQ; this is encoded by the coding sequence GTGCCATTTACCTGGGTTGATTGGGCGATCGTTGCAATCGTCGCCATCTCCGCGTTGATCAGTCTGAGCCGCGGCTTCGTTAAAGAAGCACTGTCGCTGCTGACATGGATCATCGCAGGAGTTGTAGCCTGGATGTTCGGCGGTTCATTGTCTGTCTACCTGGCCGGATACATCGAGACACCTTCGGCTCGCGTCATCGCGGGCTGCGCCATCATGTTCATCGCCACGTTGTTGGTGGGGGCAATGGTCAATTATCTTATCGGCGAATTGATACGCGTCACCGGCCTCTCCGGGACCGATCGATTTCTCGGCATGGCCTTCGGCGCCGCGCGTGGCGGCTTGCTGGTGGTTGTGGCGGTCGGGCTGTTGAGCCTGGGGCCGGTACAGCAGGATTCGTGGTGGCAAGAGTCTGTACTCGTGCCAAAATTTCTATTGGTTGCAGATTGGTCCAAAAACCTCATTTTGGGGTGGAGCAGTCAGTGGCTGGCCAGCGGGATCAGCATACCCGCTGATCTTCCGTTCAAGGAACACCTCTTACCGGCCAAAACGCCTCAGTAA
- a CDS encoding phosphoribosylanthranilate isomerase, translating into MSAVRSKICGITRIEDALAAVEAGADAIGFVFYAKSPRAVNVLQARAIIAALPPFVTTVGLFVNASRCELNETLDAVQLDMLQFHGDESAEECESYQRPYIKALRVKAGDDIAAACAAYTGARGILLDTYVEGVPGGTGEAFDWSLIPEGLSKPIILAGGLNPGNVGRAIEQVRPYAVDVSGGVEQAKGIKDHAKIRAFMQAVRDSSGTM; encoded by the coding sequence ATGTCTGCCGTTCGCAGCAAGATTTGCGGGATTACCCGCATAGAAGACGCGTTGGCGGCGGTCGAGGCGGGCGCCGATGCCATCGGTTTCGTGTTTTATGCCAAGAGCCCACGGGCGGTGAATGTATTGCAGGCGCGGGCGATCATTGCCGCGCTGCCGCCATTCGTGACCACGGTCGGGTTGTTCGTCAACGCCAGCCGTTGCGAACTCAATGAAACCCTCGATGCCGTACAACTCGACATGTTGCAGTTCCATGGCGATGAAAGCGCTGAAGAGTGCGAAAGCTATCAGCGTCCGTATATCAAAGCGTTGCGGGTCAAGGCCGGCGACGATATCGCTGCGGCGTGCGCTGCCTACACCGGGGCTCGCGGGATTCTCCTCGACACCTACGTCGAAGGCGTTCCAGGCGGTACCGGCGAGGCGTTTGACTGGTCGTTGATCCCTGAAGGCTTGAGCAAGCCGATCATCCTCGCGGGCGGTCTGAACCCGGGCAACGTTGGACGCGCTATTGAGCAGGTTCGGCCCTATGCCGTGGACGTCAGCGGTGGGGTGGAGCAAGCCAAGGGCATCAAGGATCACGCAAAGATTCGCGCATTCATGCAGGCCGTGCGCGACAGCAGTGGGACGATGTGA
- a CDS encoding O-succinylhomoserine sulfhydrylase, which produces MSQEWDAGRLDSDLDGVAFDTLAVRAGQHRTPEGEHGDPMFFTSSYVFRTAADAAARFAGEVPGNVYSRYTNPTVRAFEERIAALEGAEQAVATATGMAAILAVVMSLCSAGDHVLVSRSVFGSTISLFEKYFKRFGIEVDYVPLADLSGWDAAIKANTKLLFVESPSNPLAELVDIAALSEVAHAKGAMLIVDNCFCTPALQQPLKLGADIVVHSATKFIDGQGRCMGGVVAGRSEQMKEVVGFLRTAGPTLSPFNAWIFLKGLETLSLRMKAHCANAQALAEWLEQQDGIEKVHYAGLKSHPQHALAQRQQRGFGAVVSFEVKGGKEGAWRFIDATRLISITANLGDSKTTITHPSTTSHGRLAPQEREAAGIRDSLIRVAVGLEDVADLQADLARGLAAL; this is translated from the coding sequence ATGAGTCAGGAATGGGATGCCGGTCGCTTGGACAGCGACCTCGATGGCGTAGCTTTCGATACCCTGGCTGTGCGCGCCGGCCAGCACCGCACCCCGGAAGGTGAGCACGGTGACCCGATGTTCTTTACCTCCAGCTACGTGTTCCGCACCGCCGCCGACGCCGCCGCGCGCTTTGCCGGTGAAGTGCCGGGCAACGTGTATTCGCGCTACACCAACCCGACCGTGCGTGCGTTCGAAGAGCGTATCGCTGCGCTGGAAGGCGCCGAGCAAGCTGTCGCGACTGCCACGGGCATGGCCGCGATTCTAGCGGTGGTCATGAGCCTGTGCAGCGCCGGCGATCACGTGCTGGTGTCGCGCAGCGTGTTTGGTTCGACCATCAGCCTGTTCGAAAAGTACTTCAAGCGCTTTGGCATTGAAGTCGACTACGTGCCACTGGCGGACCTGTCCGGCTGGGACGCGGCCATCAAGGCCAACACCAAATTGCTGTTTGTCGAGTCGCCGTCCAATCCTTTGGCTGAGTTGGTGGACATCGCTGCATTGTCCGAAGTGGCGCACGCCAAGGGCGCGATGCTGATCGTCGACAACTGCTTCTGCACCCCGGCGCTGCAACAGCCGCTGAAGCTGGGCGCCGACATCGTCGTGCACTCGGCCACCAAGTTCATCGACGGCCAGGGCCGTTGCATGGGGGGCGTGGTTGCAGGGCGCAGCGAGCAGATGAAGGAAGTGGTGGGCTTCTTGCGCACCGCCGGCCCGACCCTGAGCCCGTTCAATGCCTGGATCTTCCTCAAGGGCCTCGAAACCCTGAGCCTGCGGATGAAGGCCCATTGTGCCAACGCCCAGGCGTTAGCCGAGTGGCTGGAACAGCAGGACGGTATCGAGAAAGTCCACTACGCCGGCCTCAAGAGCCACCCCCAGCACGCGTTGGCCCAGCGCCAGCAGCGTGGTTTTGGCGCCGTGGTGAGTTTTGAGGTCAAGGGCGGCAAAGAGGGCGCCTGGCGCTTTATCGATGCAACCCGCCTGATTTCCATTACCGCCAACCTGGGTGACAGCAAAACCACCATCACTCACCCAAGCACCACCTCCCACGGTCGCCTGGCGCCGCAAGAGCGTGAAGCGGCGGGTATTCGTGACAGCCTGATCCGCGTCGCGGTGGGCCTGGAAGACGTTGCTGACTTGCAGGCCGATCTGGCCCGTGGGTTGGCGGCCCTGTGA
- the folC gene encoding bifunctional tetrahydrofolate synthase/dihydrofolate synthase: MTQRTLGEWLAYLEQLHPSAIDMGLERSQQVAARLGLGRPAPRVITVTGTNGKGSTCAFVAALLQAQGLKVGVYNSPHLLRYNERVQLNGVEATDEQLCEAFAALDAGRGETSLTYFEMGTLAAFWLFERAQLDVVVLEVGLGGRLDTVNVVDADLALITSIGVDHADYLGNTRESVAYEKAGIFRQGKPALCGDLDPPHTLLDKVRELDCPFFLRGRDFNLEIGDRSWQWRGLDARGQTVELRDLPLLNLPMENAALALQAYLLLDLPWHAEQIAATLQATRVVGRLDRRSFGWNGKRLNLLLDVGHNPHAAEYLAKRLARTAPAGRRLAVFGLLSDKDLDGVVAPLLGNVQAWAVAPLDTPRSRPATELQVALQSLGASVTSHASVTAALEAQCAIATPEDEILLFGSFYCVAEALEWLARRSTEEAAHGITG; the protein is encoded by the coding sequence ATGACCCAACGTACCCTGGGCGAATGGCTCGCCTACCTTGAGCAGTTGCATCCGTCAGCCATCGACATGGGCCTGGAGCGCTCGCAACAGGTAGCGGCCCGCCTCGGGTTGGGCCGGCCGGCGCCGCGTGTGATCACGGTGACCGGCACCAATGGCAAGGGTTCTACCTGCGCCTTTGTTGCAGCCTTGCTGCAAGCCCAGGGCCTGAAGGTCGGCGTGTACAACTCACCGCACCTGCTGCGCTACAACGAGCGGGTGCAACTCAATGGCGTTGAAGCCACTGACGAGCAGCTGTGCGAAGCCTTCGCCGCACTCGATGCCGGGCGTGGCGAGACTTCCCTGACGTATTTCGAGATGGGCACCCTGGCGGCGTTCTGGCTGTTCGAGCGTGCGCAACTGGATGTGGTGGTGTTGGAAGTCGGCCTGGGCGGGCGCCTGGACACGGTCAACGTGGTGGATGCCGACCTGGCGCTGATCACCAGCATTGGTGTCGATCATGCCGACTACCTTGGTAATACCCGGGAATCCGTGGCCTATGAAAAGGCCGGGATCTTCCGCCAGGGCAAGCCTGCACTGTGTGGTGACCTGGACCCGCCGCATACCTTGCTGGACAAGGTGCGCGAGCTGGATTGCCCGTTCTTCCTGCGTGGGCGTGATTTCAATCTCGAGATTGGCGACCGGTCCTGGCAATGGCGCGGGCTTGATGCGCGCGGTCAAACCGTTGAGTTGCGCGACCTGCCGCTGCTGAACCTGCCGATGGAAAACGCCGCGCTCGCGCTGCAAGCCTACCTGTTGCTGGATTTGCCCTGGCATGCCGAGCAGATTGCCGCTACGTTGCAGGCTACTCGTGTGGTGGGGCGCCTTGATCGGCGCAGCTTCGGCTGGAATGGCAAGCGTCTGAACCTGCTGCTGGATGTAGGGCATAACCCTCACGCAGCCGAATACCTGGCCAAGCGCCTGGCGCGCACTGCGCCTGCCGGTCGCCGCCTGGCGGTGTTCGGGCTGTTGTCCGACAAGGACCTGGACGGTGTGGTTGCACCCTTGCTGGGCAACGTCCAGGCCTGGGCCGTTGCGCCGCTGGATACGCCGCGCAGTCGTCCTGCTACCGAGTTGCAGGTTGCACTGCAGAGCCTTGGGGCGTCGGTGACGTCCCATGCAAGCGTGACAGCCGCCCTGGAAGCCCAGTGCGCGATTGCGACGCCTGAGGATGAGATTCTGTTGTTCGGATCATTTTATTGTGTTGCCGAGGCGCTCGAATGGTTGGCCCGGCGCTCCACGGAGGAAGCTGCACATGGCATTACTGGATAG
- the accD gene encoding acetyl-CoA carboxylase, carboxyltransferase subunit beta, producing MSNWLVDKLIPSIMRSEVKKSSVPEGLWHKCPSCDAVLYRPELEKTLDVCPKCNHHMRIGARARIDIFLDADGRSELGADLEPVDRLKFRDGKKYKDRLTAAQKQTGEKDALISVSGKLLGMPVVVCAFEFSFMGGSMGAIVGERFVRAANYALENRCPMICFAASGGARMQEALISLMQMAKTSAVLARLREEGIPFISVLTDPVYGGVSASLAMLGDVIVGEPKALIGFAGPRVIEQTVREKLPEGFQRSEFLLEHGAIDLIIARGELRPRLGSLLAQMMGLPTPVYVAPKVEPIIVPPVPANI from the coding sequence ATGAGCAACTGGTTAGTAGACAAACTGATCCCCTCGATCATGCGTTCCGAGGTGAAGAAAAGCTCGGTTCCTGAAGGTCTTTGGCACAAGTGCCCATCCTGCGACGCGGTGCTGTACCGCCCGGAGTTGGAAAAGACCCTGGATGTTTGCCCCAAGTGCAACCACCACATGCGTATCGGCGCCCGCGCCCGCATTGATATCTTCCTCGACGCCGATGGTCGCTCCGAACTGGGTGCTGACCTGGAGCCGGTTGACCGTCTGAAATTCCGCGACGGCAAGAAATACAAAGACCGCCTCACCGCAGCCCAGAAGCAGACCGGTGAAAAAGACGCGCTGATTTCCGTCAGCGGCAAGCTGCTGGGCATGCCGGTAGTGGTTTGCGCGTTCGAGTTTTCCTTCATGGGTGGCTCCATGGGCGCCATCGTCGGCGAGCGTTTTGTACGTGCCGCCAACTACGCCCTGGAAAACCGCTGCCCGATGATCTGCTTCGCAGCCTCTGGCGGTGCGCGGATGCAGGAAGCGCTGATTTCCCTGATGCAAATGGCCAAGACCTCTGCGGTACTGGCGCGTCTGCGTGAAGAAGGTATCCCGTTCATCTCCGTGCTGACCGACCCGGTCTACGGTGGCGTTTCCGCCAGCCTGGCCATGCTGGGTGATGTGATCGTCGGTGAGCCCAAAGCCCTGATCGGCTTCGCCGGGCCACGGGTTATCGAGCAGACGGTTCGCGAAAAACTGCCGGAAGGTTTCCAGCGCAGCGAGTTTCTGCTGGAGCACGGCGCGATCGACCTGATCATTGCGCGTGGCGAACTGCGCCCGCGCCTGGGTAGCCTGCTGGCGCAAATGATGGGCCTGCCGACACCGGTGTACGTCGCGCCTAAAGTAGAACCAATCATCGTGCCGCCGGTGCCTGCAAACATATGA
- a CDS encoding SPOR domain-containing protein, whose translation MALLDSAYKQRMVGALVLVALAVIFLPMLFSRQDEQRQVTVEAPAAPQAPAVPQVQVEPVVVPEPQALPQEEPVPSDDEVAAQQAPSMPVQASVPVVKPAPAAPAAAAKPAAPAPAPKPVAPQPAAPGKPDVGQSRIDPNGLPISWSIQLASLANRESADALQKKLRTQGYNAYIRSADGKNRVFIGPLIERAEADRLRDLLDRQQNLKGFVVRFQPERG comes from the coding sequence ATGGCATTACTGGATAGCGCATACAAGCAGCGAATGGTTGGGGCCCTGGTTCTGGTGGCGTTGGCGGTGATTTTTCTGCCAATGCTGTTTTCCCGTCAGGACGAACAGCGCCAGGTGACTGTCGAAGCGCCGGCTGCGCCCCAGGCGCCTGCGGTGCCTCAGGTTCAGGTTGAACCGGTGGTGGTGCCCGAGCCGCAAGCGCTACCGCAGGAAGAGCCAGTGCCCAGCGATGACGAGGTGGCTGCGCAGCAGGCACCTTCGATGCCGGTTCAGGCGAGCGTCCCGGTGGTGAAGCCAGCGCCTGCGGCTCCTGCGGCCGCGGCCAAGCCAGCGGCGCCAGCGCCTGCACCCAAGCCGGTAGCACCGCAACCCGCTGCACCGGGCAAGCCGGACGTGGGTCAGAGCCGCATTGACCCCAATGGCCTGCCGATCAGTTGGTCGATCCAGCTGGCCAGCCTGGCTAACCGCGAAAGCGCTGACGCCTTGCAGAAAAAGCTGCGCACTCAGGGGTACAACGCTTATATCCGCAGTGCCGATGGCAAGAACCGGGTCTTTATCGGGCCGTTGATCGAGCGTGCCGAAGCCGATCGCCTGCGGGACCTGCTGGACCGCCAGCAGAACCTCAAGGGTTTTGTGGTTCGCTTCCAGCCAGAGCGCGGTTAA
- a CDS encoding FimV/HubP family polar landmark protein yields MVQVRKLVLAIAAASALSSGMAQALQLGEMTLKSKLNQPLSVEIELLDVGGLTASEITPSLASSQAFVDAGVDRQAFLNDLTFTPVVNPNGRSVVRVTSTKPLPDSYVRFLLQVQWPNGRLMRDYSVLLDPAKFDPSTPAAGAPAPAPRLTSPATAAPAVTKAREHTTTSRDTLWEIAAKNRNGASVQQTMLAIQALNPDAFIDGNINRMKTGQVLRLPDSGQSTSLPQNQAIAEVSAQNAAWREGRRGGNPLAGKAQLDATKRTQAGNAPSQTNTQDNLSLVSAEAAKKGVKGGAGDSRALNNKLAVTQESLDSTRRENEELKSRMADLQSQLDKLQRLIELKNNQLAKLQTPGAAAAQPAATAAMPAELAAQPAAPAAAPAATPVAAPVEAPVKADAAPATTEGKFNDLLTNPIVLGVIGGAAGLLVLLLLLLWARHRNARLEEEKHLRMARALAEEPEFAPNIDHDLPSDSFEGLDVPPPNVKLAPAPAPAPAAPVIAPLVAPVAAPRPADVLAQAQSHIDRGHLNQAAEVLEDAIKQEPTRSDLRLKLMEVHGLQGNKEGFVAQERQLVATGENHAQVEQLKSRFPAMAVLAAGVSAAVAAAALDAQYVKDLLKDEPAPPAPAPEAEPEAFDTDFDLSLDDLEAASPAVVNPQAEDLSFESLLQQQTEAKAGEEDLSDFDLDLQLDPPSSTQSDDDFLFGLEGQMKDLPPVEPPTLTPADLDDLDLPEDFDLSLADEPEAPAAAKPDAFASELDDVNAELDRLSQSLEHPPIEPSFTAEDAVLSGDEPEFDFLSGTDEVATKLDLAQAYIDMGDADGARDILAEVLKEGDDGQQGEAKEMLGRLA; encoded by the coding sequence ATGGTTCAAGTTCGCAAACTGGTGTTAGCAATAGCGGCCGCCTCGGCGCTGTCCTCCGGTATGGCGCAAGCGCTGCAACTTGGGGAGATGACCCTCAAGTCGAAGCTGAACCAGCCGCTGTCGGTGGAAATCGAGTTGCTTGACGTCGGTGGCCTGACCGCCTCCGAGATCACCCCCAGCCTGGCTTCGTCCCAGGCCTTTGTGGATGCGGGCGTCGATCGCCAGGCGTTCCTGAATGACCTGACCTTTACCCCGGTGGTCAATCCCAACGGCCGCAGTGTGGTGCGTGTCACCTCCACTAAGCCGCTGCCTGATTCCTATGTGCGTTTCCTGTTGCAAGTGCAGTGGCCCAACGGCCGCCTGATGCGCGACTACAGCGTATTGCTGGACCCGGCCAAGTTCGACCCGTCGACTCCCGCCGCCGGTGCGCCCGCGCCTGCACCGCGCCTGACGTCGCCTGCGACCGCGGCTCCGGCAGTCACCAAGGCCCGGGAACACACCACCACCTCGCGCGACACCCTGTGGGAAATCGCCGCGAAGAACCGCAATGGCGCCTCGGTGCAGCAGACCATGCTGGCCATCCAGGCACTGAACCCTGACGCCTTTATCGACGGCAACATCAACCGCATGAAAACCGGCCAGGTCCTGCGCCTGCCGGATTCGGGCCAAAGCACCAGCCTGCCGCAGAACCAGGCGATTGCTGAAGTCAGCGCGCAAAACGCCGCGTGGCGCGAGGGCCGTCGCGGTGGCAACCCGCTTGCCGGCAAAGCGCAACTGGACGCCACGAAACGTACCCAGGCGGGTAATGCGCCGTCGCAGACCAATACCCAGGATAACTTGAGTCTGGTTTCTGCCGAAGCCGCCAAGAAAGGCGTGAAGGGTGGCGCTGGCGACAGCCGGGCCTTGAACAACAAGCTGGCGGTAACCCAGGAAAGCCTGGATTCGACCCGTCGCGAGAATGAAGAACTGAAAAGCCGCATGGCTGACCTGCAAAGTCAGCTGGACAAGCTGCAGCGGCTGATCGAACTCAAGAACAATCAACTGGCCAAGTTGCAGACCCCGGGCGCCGCCGCGGCGCAGCCTGCTGCAACCGCCGCGATGCCGGCCGAGCTGGCTGCACAGCCCGCCGCGCCGGCTGCGGCACCTGCAGCAACCCCGGTGGCTGCGCCAGTCGAAGCGCCGGTCAAGGCCGATGCGGCGCCTGCTACCACCGAAGGTAAATTCAACGACCTGCTGACCAACCCGATTGTGCTCGGCGTGATCGGCGGCGCAGCGGGTTTGCTGGTGCTGTTGCTCCTGCTGTTGTGGGCGCGTCATCGCAATGCGCGCCTGGAAGAAGAGAAGCACCTGCGCATGGCGCGGGCCCTGGCGGAAGAGCCGGAGTTTGCACCGAACATTGATCATGATCTGCCGTCCGACAGTTTCGAAGGCCTTGATGTGCCGCCGCCGAACGTCAAGCTGGCCCCAGCTCCAGCTCCAGCTCCAGCAGCTCCGGTGATTGCGCCGCTTGTCGCCCCTGTTGCTGCGCCACGCCCAGCCGACGTCCTGGCGCAAGCCCAGTCGCACATCGACCGTGGTCACCTGAACCAGGCCGCTGAAGTACTTGAAGATGCGATCAAGCAAGAGCCAACGCGCAGCGACCTGCGTCTCAAGCTGATGGAAGTCCACGGCTTGCAGGGCAACAAAGAAGGGTTTGTGGCTCAAGAGCGCCAACTGGTCGCCACGGGTGAGAATCACGCCCAGGTTGAACAGCTGAAAAGCCGTTTCCCGGCCATGGCCGTGCTGGCGGCGGGCGTCAGCGCTGCCGTCGCGGCGGCGGCCCTGGACGCCCAGTACGTCAAAGACTTGCTCAAGGACGAACCCGCGCCGCCTGCTCCTGCACCCGAGGCGGAACCGGAAGCGTTCGATACCGACTTCGACCTGAGCCTGGATGACCTGGAAGCCGCTTCGCCTGCCGTGGTCAACCCGCAGGCGGAGGACCTGAGCTTTGAATCGCTGCTGCAACAGCAGACCGAGGCCAAGGCCGGCGAGGAAGACCTCTCGGACTTCGACCTGGACCTGCAACTCGATCCGCCATCGTCGACCCAATCCGACGACGACTTCCTCTTTGGCCTTGAAGGCCAGATGAAGGACCTGCCGCCGGTAGAACCGCCAACCCTGACGCCCGCTGACCTGGACGACCTCGACCTGCCGGAAGATTTCGACCTGTCCCTGGCTGACGAGCCCGAGGCGCCTGCAGCGGCCAAGCCGGATGCGTTCGCCTCGGAGCTTGATGACGTCAACGCCGAACTGGATCGCCTGTCGCAAAGCCTGGAGCATCCACCGATCGAACCGTCCTTTACCGCCGAAGACGCGGTGCTGAGTGGTGATGAGCCCGAGTTCGACTTCCTCTCCGGTACCGACGAAGTGGCCACCAAGCTCGACCTGGCCCAGGCCTACATCGACATGGGCGACGCCGATGGCGCGCGGGACATCCTTGCCGAAGTGCTCAAGGAGGGCGATGACGGCCAACAAGGCGAAGCCAAGGAAATGCTCGGCCGCCTGGCTTGA